In a genomic window of Melopsittacus undulatus isolate bMelUnd1 chromosome 1, bMelUnd1.mat.Z, whole genome shotgun sequence:
- the UTP23 gene encoding rRNA-processing protein UTP23 homolog: MKLTRQKHAKKNMGFYKNNFGFREPFQVLLDGTFCQAALRNKIQIREQLPGYLGGAVQLCTTRCVLKELQALGKALYGAKLIAQSFQVRNCSHHKDLVSGSGCLLSMIEEGNPHHFFIATQDQALANKVKKKAGVPLLFIIQNTMVLDKPSTKSLAVVQKLQTNQLVPEYQKQSIVQLKEQEGLTKQGGEKRRKRKRAGGPNPLSCLKKKKKKTQEGQEPSSEKKKRRKRKRNRVKAEAMQSVQKNEEE, translated from the exons ATGAAGCTGACGCGGCAGAAGCACGCCAAGAAGAACATGGGCTTCTATAAGAACAACTTCGGGTTCCGCGAGCCGTTCCAGGTGCTGCTGGACGGCACCTTCTGCCAGGCCGCGCTCCGCAACAAGATCCAGATCCGCGAGCAGCTGCCCGGCTACCTCGGCGGCGCCGTGCAGCTCTGCACCACACG ATGTGTTCTAAAAGAACTGCAGGCATTGGGAAAAGCTCTTTATGGAGCAAAATTAATTGCCCAAAGTTTTCAAGTTCGAAACTGTTCTCACCACAAGGATCTTGTGAGTGGTTCGGGCTGTTTACTTTCCATGATTGAAGAAGGCAACCCTCATCACTTCTTCATTGCTACACAG GACCAGGCTTTAGcaaacaaagtgaaaaagaaggCTGGCGTTCCCCTCCTCTTTATTATTCAGAACACCATGGTGCTAGACAAACCTTCTACTAAATCTTTGGCAGTTGTTCAAAAGTTGCAGACAAATCAGCTTGTTCCAGAGTACCAAAAACAAAGTATTGTGCAGCTTAAAGAACAAGAAGGACTAACAAAGCAAGGAggtgaaaagagaagaaaacgTAAAAGGGCAGGCGGCCCCAATCCCCTCAGctgtctgaagaagaaaaagaagaaaacacaggaggGTCAGGAGCCTTCTtctgagaagaagaaaagaagaaaaagaaaacgaAATAGAGTTAAAGCAGAAGCTATGCAGTCAGTGCAGAAGAATGAAGAAGAGTAA